The Haliaeetus albicilla chromosome 11, bHalAlb1.1, whole genome shotgun sequence sequence aaaaagtttgGCAATGCAAGCTCCCATTCTATAAGTGCAGAGAAAACTTTTGCAGAGATGGTTGGGTCAGATGAACCCAAAGAGGAGAGTTAAACTCACAGTAGAAACAGGAGGTAGCAGTGGGGTGGGAATAACCTTTCAAATTATAAACTAGTATCTTTGTAGCTACAGAAGGGGAATAAATGGAACCAAATTGCAGAAGTGCTTTATGCTAACTACAGCAAACATCTTGATGTGCTGCTCGCATTATCATGCAGGCACCTGAATGCTGTGTCTGTCTTCATAGGTCAGTACAGTGCTGTACCACCTCCTCAAGCTACGCAGACAAAGAAGGGCCCTGCCAAGGCTCCTGCAAAAAAGGCTGAGAGCAGTGACTCTTCAGACAGTAGTGATGAGGCAGAGCAGGTGCCCCCAAAGGGAGGAGCAGGTGAGTTGTGAGGagaggaggctgcagaggaAGTACTACGTGgtgcagaaaatgttttggcaATGTCTTGATTTCCTTGAAAAAGCCGTTTGACTTTGGTCTATGTTCCTATTTGCTTCTCTGAAAGTTTTGAGTAATTTGAAGGTGTCCCAAACAACACTGTGTACAGTCTGTGGATCCAAACTGTGCACAGGTTGGATTGCTTTGCATGTGTTGGTTTGAAAAGTTGTCAGGATCTAGTTTAGCAGGAATAAGCCAGGCCCATTACTGCAGCTGGCCAGGTCCTTGCTTGGCTTCTGATGTGCTGGCTGAATGGCTGGTGCACTGAGGagtttttttttcacatctggAAAGGTTTGGGTCTTGGGACAAAGGTTTGGTGTGGATGTAGCCTGTTAATTTTGAACTTGCTTTTACAGGCAAAGCAGTAGTATCTAAAACAATCCCTGgcccccaaaacaaaactgtgacTACCAAGAAGGCTGAATGCAATTCTGACAGTGACTCAGGTAATTCAAGGAATAAAGTTTTAGTGGctttgtgttaatttttttttattggccAGGTTGCTGTATAGTGGTGTATCTGCTAAGATCCTTAGCATAGGAGCTTGAAAGCTTCACAGTCTCCATAGCTAACAAGATGTGAAATCAAAAAACAGCAGCCTGCTATTACAGAGTGGAGTCTGACCATGAGACACCAATGAGACCATTGGCAAGTGCCAAAAGGTCTGCATGTTGCTGGATGGAAAGGGTGGGGCATCACGTGTATCAGGTTTCTCCAGAAATGTTAATGGTTATACTTCTTGAGGATCTGTGTCTTAAGATTTTTGGTTTCTGTTATCCCATTGTGTTGGGGAGAAGTTTCCAAGATAAAAAAACATTATCACCGTACCAAGTTCAAAATAGACTCAAAAGATGCCTTCTCCTAATGTGGCCCTAGGGGCAGTGTGCTTTGTGTCATCTGTTGATCAGGTTTAAGGTTTGCAATGCTGTATTTCCTGTGTAAGTTCCTTATGTGCTACATTCCCCCTCTAAGTTCAAGGTATTCCTGTTGTATATCTCAACATTTCTGGTGCCGTGGCAGGAACTGTGGGTGGCAGCTACCTGTCTTATCTGCAGACAGCTAGCACGAGACTGTGTGACCCTTCAACAAGTGGCCTGAGTTCggtgttttctgattttgttccTAGTTTCTCGCAAAGGGACAAGATTTTGACTGCTGTTATTGAAGTGTTTCAGAAATGTTGGAATAGATAGGGCTTAGCATTCCACATTGCTGTAACACACAATACAAAGGCGTATTTGTACACGAGGAGTCTCCAGTCCATCCTCAGACTGCTGCAAAACGCATCTGATGCAGGAAGTAGAAAGCTAAAATGAGATACTGTGCTGTTGCTGCCTCACTTTCCCTGCTTTGTCAATTTTATCTCCTAATTTCTTGCCTGTTTTTTGATCTTTACCACATAGCTTCTGTTCTTGATGTTTCTTATCCCTGAGTTTGTTCTTGGTGATACCTGTGCTTTCTCCAGTCCCTTATTCTGTAGCTCTTCTCCTATGTTATTCTCCAAATACCTGCTTCCTTGTGCATGCATTAGTGAAGATCTTAAACTGCTTGTTTCCACTTCCTCCCAACAAAGAACATACGTGGAAAGGTGGATGCTGTCCCCTGACCATTCAAGTGTTTGTCAGATGATGCTTGTTATCTAGTGGCTCAGCCTTGGGCCACAAcctattttgcttttcacttccCCATGAGTTACATACATGTTATTGCTAAAGTAACTTGCACTAGAAGCTTATTAACTTAAcatccttttttaatatttagatTCCAGCTCTGAAGATGCCAAGAAGAAGGTAGGGAGTAAGCTCCCAGCTAAACAACCTGTGATAAAGAATACTTCCAAACCAGCAAAAGTAGCTGTCAAGCCTGGACAAGCAAAGAAGGACTCCAGTTCCTCCTCAGACAGCTCAGGTACTGgggtaggaaaaaaatgagaatttcCACGTGCATGTTGTGCTTGCTCAGACCTCTGTGTTTCTATGCAGGGTATGAGGGTGTAGTTGGACAGGAATACCCATTGCAGTGTTGTTTCAAGCAGCTAATGAAGTACACTGTGTATCAACATTGAATCTGTGTGTTAGCTTCATGTTGAAGGAATGGGGCTTAGCCttgattattattttcctttccactctAGATCCTGATAGCTCTGACAAGAAGGCCCCTGTGAAGCCCACAACTAAAGGAGCAACCCCTGCAACAAAGAAGTCACAAGCTGCCACAAAGAAAGCACAAAGTAGCTCCGATTCAGAtagcagctccagcagctctgaggataagaagaagaaaaaaggcattcCAGCTAAATTAGTTGGCAGAGTGGGTAAGCCGGTGTCCAAACCTTCTGCCCCAGCTCCCAAAGCAGGCACTTCTGACTCTGATAGCTCGagcagtgaagaagaaaagaaaccagcAGTGAAACCAGCCACCAAATCTACAGGGGCAGCAAAAGCAACTGTGGGGAAGAAGGCAGCTGCTTCTACTAGTAGTAGCACCTCATCTGATAGTTCCAGCGAAGAGGATGAGAAGCCcaaaaaggcagggaaaggggcaCAGAACAGTTCTAAGACCACTGCCaccacagagaaagcaaaagcatcCACACCAGTAGCAAACAACCTGAAGTCTAAGCCAGCTGATggcagcagtagcagcagtgAAAGCAGCTCTGAAGAAGAGACTGGAAAAGTCAATGGAGGTATTACCTACAGTCTGGGAGGTGGGTCTGTCAGGCAATGTTACTGAGCTAAGCATTGGATGGAAGCCTTTCCTAAACAATATTCAGTCTAATCTCTGTGTGCTACTAGATTATGCCATCTGGTGCAGTACTGAGAGGGAAGGGCtagtttttaatttgttgtgATCCTTTTTGTCTGTATGGCCTATCTGCTGGCAGTGAAATTTGTGGTAACATGAAGTACTTTCCTGAACGGTTGTTGCCAGTTGCCATCTGTGCATGGCCAAGATTGTTGGTGAGAGCAAGGCAGACTGCTGGAGGACTTTGTGTTGAGTGGGACACCATAGATGACGCCCCAATGCACAATCTCAATCTTTATCCCTTCAGGAGAACAACTTTGAATGCCCTAGTGATGTGTGCAAGTGCATACTGTGTGACTCCCAAGAACTGGCAAATTTTAACCAACAGACCTTTCTCAAGTGCACTAAATCATTAATACAGAGGTACCCTATTCCACAAAATTTTCTTCATCCGTTAGGATAGGATGGCAAAATCCTTGCTGATGCATGATGGCTCTTAGTGTCTGTTACAGCAGTCTGTTTTCTGGGTGAGGTAATGTAGGGACTGATTCTCACACCTGTGTCAACACTGGGCTCGCGTTCTGGGGGAGAGATGCCGTTACCTTTCCCAATGCTGCAGTTACTCCCTTTGAAGTTTTACTGCTGTACATCTAACAGGCACAATcgggaagaaacagaagagggaAGGTGTTCAGGAGCCAGAGACACCACACAGTAAAAAGGCAAAGATCAAAGCCAAAACACCACACACAGTTCCCAAGGTGAAACAGGTGAGTGAGGGTGGACTGTGGTGACTGGTGAGAGAGGCATCTCTGCCTCCTGAACAAGTaggcttttggggggggaggttgaGCCCACAggattatttgtatttttgctcCCTCCTTGAGCACTTTAACCTTGTGTGGAGAACCCTAGGGAGTGTACATACATGCATAATATTATTCTGGCAAAGGTTGATAGGATATGCTTGCACAGGAGCATCCCTGAGCTGCGTGAtctgaagaagggaaagaattATGAATCTGAGAAACACTTAAAAGTTGAGGTGATGTGAACATGGCTCCATATTTGCAGggcaaggagggaaggaggttGTCACTAAGGGAGTATTATGCACTTCCTGtaccttgttttctttctctttaacaGCCAGCCTCTCCATTCCGCCGCGTAAGGGAAGAAGAGATTGAGCTGGATGCCCGTGTTGCTGATAACTCGTTTGAAGCAAAGGTAGGGCTAGGTAGTGCCCAGAGTGGTAACACTTGGCCTCCACAAATGCCCGTTGGCAGAGCAGCCTTGGTGTGTTTGTGGGCAGTCTTTTTGGTGGGAACTTTTTCCACCAGGAGGTGCTGTTAGGAAGTGTGTGAGCACTGGCAGGAGGTGTGTGGGAGAGCCGTATCAGCTCCAGTGTTAATGCACTGATGTTTGCTGGGTAGGATGAAGTGCAAAGCATTGTCTTTGCTCTCTTGGGTGCTgacttgaatttctttttcctctccccctgcaTCCCTCACAGAAAGGAGCAGCTGGTGACTGGGGTGAGAAGGCTAACAATATCCTGAAATTCACTAAAGGCAAATCTTTCCGCCatgagaagacaaagaaaaaacgAGGCAGCTACCGTGGGGGCACTATATCGACCCAAGTCAATTCTGTCAAGTTTGAAAGTGACTGAGAATGTTCCTTTGAAATTCATAAACCATCTGCTCACCAGAATGGCTCGGATGGGCATGTGGACACTATGGATGTCAAGCCTGCCTGGACTGCTACCTCCCCTAGCTCATTGCGGGGCAGGCAGCTCCAGCGTGGGGATGTGGGCAAATGGTTGGATGTTTCCCccttttatttctaattctgGTTTAGGCCCCTAATTTGGAACCATCCTTTAGCTGGTGTTATTGGCACCACTAGGGTGATCTCCAAGACTTATATTTTCTATGgtcttattttaaaaggctggcagtgatttttttcattttggtttccTGCCCATCTAGTAGAAGAAGGATAAATCACTTTACTGTATCTTAACCTCCCACTTTTTCAGCCAGTTTAACTGGGATACCTGTGAAATGGCAAGAGTTGTAACGTGCCTTTGGCTAGTTACTGTAAGAGCAACAACTGATTTGAACCCTCTGGCTGTAATCCCCACCCCCATCTGACATTTCAAGTTCACAGTTGCAGTGTGACAGGGttcctcttctgtttccttcttttatgGTTTCACCTTGCAATAAATTCctaccttcctcttccttccactCCTGTTGAGGCCATTAACCAGAGTACTTAGAGAAGCAGAGTCTAAATACACCTTAGTAGCTGAGTAGCTGTATTGCTTGCAGTTGCAAGTTGGGGGGCTATTGTCAGAAAGGCCAAGGTCTGCAGTAGTGCTGTGGCACTCTTGGTAACACTTTCATTGGGAATGTAGCTGGAGAGTGGAGATGTGCAGAAGCTCTTGACTGCATGGAGGTTGTGATCTTGGCTCAGTGGGAATGGGTAAGGAGGCAGAGGAGATAAAGCCCTCTtttctccccagctctgctttttgctgtgtttttgtttcagaggCTCTGACTGCAGTGTGGCATTACTGCTTGTTCTCTCTGAACATAAAACATGCCAGCTTATGCTTACTCCCAGCAATGTGCTGTGCAGCTTCTTAAGAGTCGAGAT is a genomic window containing:
- the NOLC1 gene encoding nucleolar and coiled-body phosphoprotein 1 isoform X3; amino-acid sequence: MAEWRAVPSDLFPFVLAFLRENRFEGAARAFAREAAAKEQDPNAASLLDIFSYWLKSPAAKKRKLVPNGPQAKRKPSSSSDDSSSEEDETPPAKKPAKAAAVPKAKAVPPARKAQSSSEDSSDDSDSEEERKPVKKGAKPMVKPAGTKIQSQKKAESSSSESSSSDEEAPKKQPPKPATPKPGSKPARAATKVVNGKAASSSSSSEDSDEEKAAPKKAVLKKTPLPKPAATQACPGKNKRAKESSSSEDSSDSSDDEKPPAKQKLKSGQYSAVPPPQATQTKKGPAKAPAKKAESSDSSDSSDEAEQVPPKGGAGKAVVSKTIPGPQNKTVTTKKAECNSDSDSDSSSEDAKKKVGSKLPAKQPVIKNTSKPAKVAVKPGQAKKDSSSSSDSSDPDSSDKKAPVKPTTKGATPATKKSQAATKKAQSSSDSDSSSSSSEDKKKKKGIPAKLVGRVGKPVSKPSAPAPKAGTSDSDSSSSEEEKKPAVKPATKSTGAAKATVGKKAAASTSSSTSSDSSSEEDEKPKKAGKGAQNSSKTTATTEKAKASTPVANNLKSKPADGSSSSSESSSEEETGKVNGASLSIPPRKGRRD
- the NOLC1 gene encoding nucleolar and coiled-body phosphoprotein 1 isoform X1, yielding MAEWRAVPSDLFPFVLAFLRENRFEGAARAFAREAAAKEQDPNAASLLDIFSYWLKSPAAKKRKLVPNGPQAKRKPSSSSDDSSSEEDETPPAKKPAKAAAVPKAKAVPPARKAQSSSEDSSDDSDSEEERKPVKKGAKPMVKPAGTKIQSQKKAESSSSESSSSDEEAPKKQPPKPATPKPGSKPARAATKVVNGKAASSSSSSEDSDEEKAAPKKAVLKKTPLPKPAATQACPGKNKRAKESSSSEDSSDSSDDEKPPAKQKLKSGQYSAVPPPQATQTKKGPAKAPAKKAESSDSSDSSDEAEQVPPKGGAGKAVVSKTIPGPQNKTVTTKKAECNSDSDSDSSSEDAKKKVGSKLPAKQPVIKNTSKPAKVAVKPGQAKKDSSSSSDSSDPDSSDKKAPVKPTTKGATPATKKSQAATKKAQSSSDSDSSSSSSEDKKKKKGIPAKLVGRVGKPVSKPSAPAPKAGTSDSDSSSSEEEKKPAVKPATKSTGAAKATVGKKAAASTSSSTSSDSSSEEDEKPKKAGKGAQNSSKTTATTEKAKASTPVANNLKSKPADGSSSSSESSSEEETGKVNGGITYSLGGTIGKKQKREGVQEPETPHSKKAKIKAKTPHTVPKVKQPASPFRRVREEEIELDARVADNSFEAKKGAAGDWGEKANNILKFTKGKSFRHEKTKKKRGSYRGGTISTQVNSVKFESD
- the NOLC1 gene encoding nucleolar and coiled-body phosphoprotein 1 isoform X2, whose product is MAEWRAVPSDLFPFVLAFLRENRFEGAARAFAREAAAKEQDPNAASLLDIFSYWLKSPAAKKRKLVPNGPQAKRKPSSSSDDSSSEEDETPPAKKPAKAAAVPKAKAVPPARKAQSSSEDSSDDSDSEEERKPVKKGAKPMVKPAGTKIQSQKKAESSSSESSSSDEEAPKKQPPKPATPKPGSKPARAATKVVNGKAASSSSSSEDSDEEKAAPKKAVLKKTPLPKPAATQACPGKNKRAKESSSSEDSSDSSDDEKPPAKQKLKSGQYSAVPPPQATQTKKGPAKAPAKKAESSDSSDSSDEAEQVPPKGGAGKAVVSKTIPGPQNKTVTTKKAECNSDSDSDSSSEDAKKKVGSKLPAKQPVIKNTSKPAKVAVKPGQAKKDSSSSSDSSDPDSSDKKAPVKPTTKGATPATKKSQAATKKAQSSSDSDSSSSSSEDKKKKKGIPAKLVGRVGKPVSKPSAPAPKAGTSDSDSSSSEEEKKPAVKPATKSTGAAKATVGKKAAASTSSSTSSDSSSEEDEKPKKAGKGAQNSSKTTATTEKAKASTPVANNLKSKPADGSSSSSESSSEEETGKVNGGTIGKKQKREGVQEPETPHSKKAKIKAKTPHTVPKVKQPASPFRRVREEEIELDARVADNSFEAKKGAAGDWGEKANNILKFTKGKSFRHEKTKKKRGSYRGGTISTQVNSVKFESD